Below is a window of Nocardia asteroides DNA.
TGTTCGAACCCGGTGGCCGCGACGGCGGGTCCGGTGCGCTTGCGGGTCCAGGGCAGGATCCGGGTCCCGGTCAGGCGGTTCACCACCACTTCGAGCAGGGCGAGCGCAATCAGCAGGATCGCCAGCCCGGGGATCGTCATCGCGAAGACCGTACCCATACATCTCACCGTACCCGGGTGGTCGGGTCACTGTGCTGAGCTGCAGTGATGGTACTCACGAGTAGACACGACGGGAAGATATGCAGGTTGCGGTTTCGCGACGATCGCCCTATTCTCGAACGCGTGCCGAATCCCGCCGACCGCTTCACCGCGCTGCTTGTCGCTGACCGCGACCGCGCGGTTGCTGCTGCGCAGACCGCGCAGGCAGCCACACGGCAGATTCTTCTCGTAGTAACCCGCCGTAGCGGGGTCTGATTCGGACCGGCCCCCTCGCTGCGGGCTGATTTTCATTGTTCTGCTGGTCCCCACCTGCCAACGAAGACCATCTTCGGGAAGACCTCACCTGCAATGACACTGCTGACACTGGACCGTGCCCTGTTCGACGCCGCCCCCAAGGGCCTGCGCGCCGAGACCTTCGACCTGACTCCCGCCGAGTTCCTCGCGCGGTACACCCGCCTCGCGGGACCCATCGCCCTCGGTGAATTCACCTGTTCCGGAACGGATTTCACCGCGACCCTGGAATTCGCCGACCACCTGCGCACCGTCATCGCGGCCGGCAGCCCCGTCGCCGCCATGACCTCCGCGCTCTACGACGAGGGCTACCCCCTCGAGATCCTGCGGTTCCACCAGCGCCGCACCGACGACGGCACCGCCACCTACGTGCAGTGCGAGTTCAACGGCAGGCGCGGCTGGGCCGCGGCGATGGCCGCCGACGGTGCCGAATCCACCGTCCGCGCCATGATCGCCTGCGTCAACCAGCTCGCCGGCTGACCGCCACGAGTACGCGAAGGGCCCGTTCACCTCACCGGAGGTGAACGGGCCCTTCGCTTTTCGCGCCTATTCGGCGGCGGAGGCCTGCTCGGCGATCTGCTTGCGTACCTCGTCCATGTCCAGGCCCTTGACCTGGGTCACCAGGTCTTCCAGCGCGGCGGGCGGCAGCGCGCCCGGCTGGGCGAACACGAGTACGCCCTCGCGGAAGGCCATGATGGTGGGGATGGACCGGATGTTCGCCGCGGCGGCGAGCCCCTGCTCGGCCTCGGTGTCGACCTTGCCGTGCACCACGTCGGTGTGCTTCTCCGACGATGCCTCGAAGGTCGGCGCGAAGCTGCGGCACGGTCCGCACCAGGAGGCCCAGAAATCGACGAGGACCACGTCGTTTCCGGTGATGACTTCGTCGAAGTTCTGCTGGGTCAGCGTCTGGGTGGCCATGACGTCCCTTCCTTGTCGGTTCCTCGGCTGTAACGCCGTGGCGTCCCTCTATCTTCCACCGACCACGACACGCTCCTGCCGTGCCTCCCCGTCCCAGCGGCGAATGCCCACCACAACGGCGGGAAAATCGTGGTCGGCGGCCACCGCGGTGATCGCCGGGCCCAGCCGCTCCGGCGGCACCCGCCGGGCCAGGGTGACGTGCGGTGTCCAGGCGCCGGGCCGCATCGTCGCGGGCACCCCGGGGCACGGTTCGACCATCGCGTGTACGCGTCGCTGCAGGTCGAGCAGGTCGGCGGTGACCACCACCGAGCGCACCAGGATCGGCCTGCGCGCGCCGAACACCAGCAGCCCGCCGAGCCGGATCGGCAGCGGCCGGAAATCCAGCCCGGTCAGCGCGCGGTCGATCCTGGGCCAGATCTCGCGGGCCACCGCGACCGTCACGTGCGGCCGGTGGCCCGGGCCGCGGGGACTGGCGATCCCCGCCGCCGCCAGGACCGCCCACTGCCTGCGGACCTCGGCCTCGGCGTGTTCGTCGAGCAGCAACTCCACCGACTGCACCATGGTCTGCAGAAAATAGTCGCTCCGGCGTGTCCCCGCGCGCAGGTCGGCACCGGCGGGCGCGAGGATGAACGGGTGAACGCGACGAAGACGAGCCTGCGGCTCGGTGTGATCGACGGTGACGGAATCGGGCCCGAGGTGGTCGCCGCGACCAGGGCGGTCGTCGACGAGGCCGTCGGCGCCGTGGGGCTGGCGCCGGTGGAGTGGGTGCCGCTGCTGATGGGGCACGAGGCCATCGCGGCCTACGCCGACCCGCTGCCCGAACAGACGCTCACGGCGCTGGAAGACCTCGACGCCTGGATCCTGGGCCCGCACGACAACGCGTCCTATCCCGCCGACCTGCGGGTGGCCCCCGGCGGCGCCATCCGCAAACGCCTCGGCCTCTACGCCAACATCCGGCCCGCGGCGGCCTTCGCCGGGGTGCGGGCGAGCGCGCCCGACATCGATCTGGTGATCGTGCGGGAGAACAGCGAGGGCTTCTACGCCGACCGCAACATGTACGCCGGGTCGGGGGAGTTCCGGCCGACGCCGGACGTGGCGATGGCGGTCGCGGTGATCACCCGGCAGGCCTGTGAGCGGATCGCGCACCAGGCGTTGCGGCTGGCGCGGGGCAGGCGCAAGCGGGTCACGGTGGTGCACAAGGCGAACGTGCTGCCGATGACGACCGGGCTGTTCCGCGACGTCTGCTACGAGGTGGCCGAGCAGTACCCGGACGTGCGGGTCGACGACGAGCACGTCGACGCGATGGCCGCGCACCTGGTGCGCGCGCCCGGCGAGTACGACGTGATCGTCACCGAGAACCTGTTCGGTGACATCCTGTCCGACCTCGCGGGTGAGCTGGCCGGCTCGCTCGGCATGGCCGCCTCGCTCAACTGCTCCGACACCAGGGCGATGGCGCAGGCGGTGCACGGCGCCGCGCCGGGACTGGCGGGCCGCAATCGCGCCAATCCCGCCGCCCTGCAACTGTCCGCGGCGATGTTGTTGCGGTGGTTGGCCGTTCGCGACGGGGACCGCGCGCTCGACGACGCCGCCGACCGGATCACCCACGCGGTCGCGGCCACCCTGGCGGCCGGAATCGCGACCGCGGATCTGGGCGGTCTGGCTTCCACCAGCGAATTCACCGAGCAGGTCAGCGCGCGCGTGCACCGGAGGTGAAGGGACCCCTTTCACATTGGCTGATTAATCTTCGGTTACTGTCGCACCACGCTGTGTCCGGTTCGCATACATTGCCAAACAGGCGCTGACACGTGGCCGGCGTCGACGTGAAATGTGGAGGCTCCTTTGTCTGTTCGTATTGTTCTCGGCCGCGGCGCCGTGCGGCTGTTGTGTACCGCGGCCGCCGGTGCGCTGATGTTGAGTGGCTGCGCCGAAAACACCGAGGGCGACACCTCCGCGGTGCCCAAGGTGTCGGTGGAGAAGGTCGACGCGCTCGCCGCGGCCGTTCCCGACAAGGTGAAGCAGGCAGGCAAGCTGGTCGTCGGCGTCAACGTGCCCTACCAGCCGAACGAGTACAAGGACGCGAGCGGCAAGATCGTCGGCTTCGACGTGGACCTGCTCGACGCCGTCGCGAGCACCCTCGGCCTGAAGGTCGACTACGTCGAATCCTCCTTCGAGAAGATCATTCCGGCGATTCAGGCAGGCACCTACGACGTGGGTATGTCCTCGATCACCGATTCGCGCGAACGCGAACAGCAGGTCGATTTCACGACCTATTTCTCCGCGGGCATCCAGTGGGCCCAGCAAACCGGTAAAGCCATCGATCCGAACAATGCGTGCGGCAAGAAAGTCGCCGTACAGTCCACTACGGTCGAGCACACCGACGAGATTCCCGCCAAGAGCGCCAAATGCGTCGCCGAGGGCAAGCCGGCCATCGACATGAAGGCCTTCGACGAGCAGAGCGCCGCCACCAACGCGCTGGTGCTGGGCCAGGTCGACGCGATGTCGGCCGACTCCCCGGTCACCGCGTACGCGATCAAGCAGAGCGAGGGCAAGATCGAGGCGGCCGGTCCGCTGTTCGACTCCGCGCCCTACGGCTGGGCCGTGCAGAAGGGCTCGCCGCTGGCGGTGTCGCTGCAGAAGGCGCTGCAGCACCTGATCGACAACGGCAAGTACGGCGAGATCACCACCAACTGGGGTGTCCAGGAGGGTCAGATCAAGACCTCGGTGATCAACGGCGCAGTGAGCTGACGTGACCGAGAAGGACGACACGGTGGAGGTGCCCGGACCGGGCACCGAACCCGAACCGATCAAAGCGGTCCCGCTCCGCAGGCCGGGCCGCTGGATCGCGGCGACAATCATCCTGATCCTGGTGGGATTGTTCGTCTACGGCGCCGCGACGAATCCCGCCTACCGGTGGGACACCTACGGCAAGTACCTGTTCGACAGCCGGATCACCGCGGGCGCGATCGTCACCCTGGAACTCACCGTGCTCTCGATGGCCATCGCCGTCGCGCTGGGCACGGTGCTGGCGGTGATGCGGCTGTCGCCGAACCCGGTCCTGCGCACCACCGCGTGGGTGTACCTCTGGATCTTCCGCGGTACCCCGGTGTTCGTGCAGCTGGTGTTCTGGGGCCTGCTGCCCTCGCTCTACAAGCAGATCCAGCTCGGTGTCCCGTTCGGTCCGCAGTTCTTCCACTTCGACGTGCAGACCCTGCAGGCCGGTTTCCTGTTCGCGGTGATCGGCCTCGGTCTCAACGAGGCCGCGTACATGGCCGAGATCGTGCGCGCCGGCATCAACTCGGTCGGCGAGGGCCAGCGTGAGGCATCGATCGCGCTGGGCATGTCGTGGACGCAGACCATGCGCCGCACGGTGCTGCCCCAGGCGATGCGGGTGATCATCCCGCCCACCGGCAACGAGCTGATCGGCATGCTCAAGACCACCTCACTGGTCATCGGCATCCCGCTCAGCACCGACCTGTTCGGCCGGGCGCGCGACATCTACGGCGTCAACTTCCAGCCGATCCCGCTGCTGCTCGTCTGTGCCACCTGGTACCTGGCGATCACCAGCGTCCTGATGGTCGGGCAGTACTACTTGGAGCGCTACTTCTCGCGCGGAGCCACCCGGCAGCTGACGGCCAAGCAGCTCGAGGAACTGGCCACGGCGCAGGCGGCGGTGAAGGCGAAATGAGCGAACCAGCAGTGACCACACCGCCGATGGTGCTCGCCGACCGGGTGTGCAAGAACTTCGGCGCGTTGAAGGTGCTCAAGGGCGTCTCGCTCGAGGTGCAGCGCGGCAAGGTGCTGACCCTGGTGGGCCCGTCGGGCTCGGGCAAGTCGACGTTCCTGCGCTGCATCAACCACCTCGAACAGGTCAACGCCGGCCGGTTGTACGTCGACGGCGATCTGGTGGGCTACCGGGAGAAGAACGGCAAGCTCTACGAGATGCACCCGCGCGAGGCCGCGTTGCAGCGCCGCGACATCGGCATGGTGTTCCAGCACTTCAACCTGTTCCCGCACCGGACCGCGCTGGAGAACGTCATCGAGGCGCCCACCCAGGTGCGCGGGATCCGCAAGTCCGAGGCGATCGCCCGCGCCGAGGAGCTGCTCGACCGGGTCGGCCTGTCCGCCAAGCGCAACGCCTACCCGGCGCAGCTGTCGGGCGGTCAGCAGCAGCGCGTCGCCATCGCGCGGGCGCTGGCGATGGACCCGAAGCTGATGCTGTTCGACGAGCCCACCTCGGCGCTGGACCCCGAGCTGGTCGGCGAGGTGCTCACCGTCATGCGCGAGCTCGCCGACTCCGGCATGACCATGCTGGTGGTGACCCACGAGATGGGCTTCGCCCGCGAGGTCGCCGACGAGCTGGTCTTCATGGACGGCGGTGTGGTCGTGGAATCGGGTCCGCCACGTGAGTTGCTGGCGAACCCGCAGCACGAACGCACCAAGGCGTTCCTGTCCCGCCTGCTCTGAGCTCGGCACGGACGAACGGCCCCCGCGAACCTGTCGTGGGGGCCGTTTCGCGTCTCAGTCCGCCGTGCTGCCGTCGAGGCGTTCCAGGGAGACCTGGGCCTGGGCGATGCGCCGGATCGTGGCCAGCGCGGTGTCGCCGAGGATCGTGAGCACCACGACGGCGTCGATGATGTCGTCGCGCCCGCCCGCGGCGAGCGCGGTCGTCACGTCGTTCTCCGCGATCGTGCGCGCCCCGTCGAAATAGGCGGGCAGGGCCGTGGCGCCCCAGTCGGCGTAGCCGAGCTGGGCCAGCCGCACGAGCACCGAGGTGAGCGTGTCGATGGCGGCCGGGCTCGGTTTCATGTCCCAGCCGCGCCGGTCCATCTCGGCGCGCACGGTCGCGGCGGCGCGTTCCCATTCCGCGTCGTCGGCCTGGGGCACCGGCGCGGTGATGCTGTCCTGGACCACGCCGAGCAGGTGGAACATCGGCAGGTCGGGGGAGTCGACGGCGGCGATGACCTCGCCGACGGTGGCCACCGGCAGTCCGCCCACCTCGATCAGCGCGCGCACCAGCCGCAGCCTGCGCAGGTGGGATTCGTCGTAGCTGGCCTGGTTGGGGCTGGTGCGCGCGCCCGGCGGCAGCAGGCCCTCCCGCAGGTAGTACTTGATCGTCGCCACCGCGATCCCGCTGCGTTCGCTCAACTCCGAGATCCGCACCGTTGCCCTCCGTGTTCCGTCGGCCCCCTTGCCCACCTCCCCGGTAGCGGATAGTCTAACTATCCATAACGGATAGTGCAGCTATCTATCTTGGGAGAATAGCCATGACTGCCCTCACCGCCCTCGATTCCCTGCCGCGCAGGCAGACTCGCCTCCATCGCCCGCTGGTGTATTTCGCGGCCGCCAACGCCCTGCTGTTCGTCGTCACCGTCGTCGGCATGGTGGTCGACGACCGGGTGATCACCGGCTCGGCCGCCTGGTTCAAACCGGCCAAGTTCGCCCTGTCGTTCCTGCTCTACAGCGTCGCGCTCGCCTGGCTGATCGCGTTGCGGCCCAAGGCTTCCCGTTTCGTCGGGTGGATGGCGACGGTGATCGTCGTCGCGGGCACGATCGAACAGCTGATCATCGTCGGCCAGGTGGTGCGCGGCACGCGCAGCCACTACAACATGACCACGGCCTTCGACTCGGTCCTCTGGATCACCATGGGCAGCACCATCATCGTGCTGTTCCTGGCCACCATGGTGGTCGCCGCGCAGCTCTCGCTGACCCGCATCGGCGACGCGGCGACCACCTGGGCGATCCGCCTCGGTCTCGCGATCACCCTGGTGGGGCTGGCGCTGGGCAATCTGATGCCGAACCGCGAATCCGGCGTCGCCGACATCGCCGGCGCGCACACCGTCGGCGCGCCCGACGGCACCCCGGGCATGCCTGTGACCGGCTGGAGCACCACCCATGGTGACCTGCGCATCCCGCACTTCTTCGGCATGCACGCCCTGCAGGTGCTGCCGCTGTTCGTCGCGCTGCTGGTGGTCCTCGCGCCGCGGGTCCCGCTGCTCGCCCAGGTCCGGGTCCGGTTGGGGCTGGTCGTCACCATGGCCGCCGGATACGCCGCGGCTCTGGCTCTGCTCACCTGGCAGGCGCTGCGCGGACAGCCGCTGATCCATCCCGATCGGACCACCCTGACCGCGGCCGCCGCGATTCTCACCGGCGTCGCCCTCGGCGCCCTGATCTCGATCGCGAGCGCGATCGGCACCCGAAAGGTAGTCACCGCATGAGCACCCTGTTCGACCTGTCGTTCTTCGTCACCGTCCCGTTCTGGGCGCTGATGATCCTGGCGCCCGCCTGGCGATGGACCCGGGTGATCATCGGCTCGCCGTGGATCACGCTGGTACCCCTGGTGGTCTGGGCGATCGTCGCCGTGCCGGTGCTCGGCG
It encodes the following:
- a CDS encoding 2-isopropylmalate synthase codes for the protein MTLLTLDRALFDAAPKGLRAETFDLTPAEFLARYTRLAGPIALGEFTCSGTDFTATLEFADHLRTVIAAGSPVAAMTSALYDEGYPLEILRFHQRRTDDGTATYVQCEFNGRRGWAAAMAADGAESTVRAMIACVNQLAG
- the trxA gene encoding thioredoxin codes for the protein MATQTLTQQNFDEVITGNDVVLVDFWASWCGPCRSFAPTFEASSEKHTDVVHGKVDTEAEQGLAAAANIRSIPTIMAFREGVLVFAQPGALPPAALEDLVTQVKGLDMDEVRKQIAEQASAAE
- a CDS encoding 2'-5' RNA ligase family protein, yielding MVQSVELLLDEHAEAEVRRQWAVLAAAGIASPRGPGHRPHVTVAVAREIWPRIDRALTGLDFRPLPIRLGGLLVFGARRPILVRSVVVTADLLDLQRRVHAMVEPCPGVPATMRPGAWTPHVTLARRVPPERLGPAITAVAADHDFPAVVVGIRRWDGEARQERVVVGGR
- a CDS encoding isocitrate/isopropylmalate dehydrogenase family protein; this encodes MNATKTSLRLGVIDGDGIGPEVVAATRAVVDEAVGAVGLAPVEWVPLLMGHEAIAAYADPLPEQTLTALEDLDAWILGPHDNASYPADLRVAPGGAIRKRLGLYANIRPAAAFAGVRASAPDIDLVIVRENSEGFYADRNMYAGSGEFRPTPDVAMAVAVITRQACERIAHQALRLARGRRKRVTVVHKANVLPMTTGLFRDVCYEVAEQYPDVRVDDEHVDAMAAHLVRAPGEYDVIVTENLFGDILSDLAGELAGSLGMAASLNCSDTRAMAQAVHGAAPGLAGRNRANPAALQLSAAMLLRWLAVRDGDRALDDAADRITHAVAATLAAGIATADLGGLASTSEFTEQVSARVHRR
- a CDS encoding ABC transporter substrate-binding protein; its protein translation is MLSGCAENTEGDTSAVPKVSVEKVDALAAAVPDKVKQAGKLVVGVNVPYQPNEYKDASGKIVGFDVDLLDAVASTLGLKVDYVESSFEKIIPAIQAGTYDVGMSSITDSREREQQVDFTTYFSAGIQWAQQTGKAIDPNNACGKKVAVQSTTVEHTDEIPAKSAKCVAEGKPAIDMKAFDEQSAATNALVLGQVDAMSADSPVTAYAIKQSEGKIEAAGPLFDSAPYGWAVQKGSPLAVSLQKALQHLIDNGKYGEITTNWGVQEGQIKTSVINGAVS
- a CDS encoding amino acid ABC transporter permease (The N-terminal region of this protein, as described by TIGR01726, is a three transmembrane segment that identifies a subfamily of ABC transporter permease subunits, which specificities that include histidine, arginine, glutamine, glutamate, L-cystine (sic), the opines (in Agrobacterium) octopine and nopaline, etc.), with product MTEKDDTVEVPGPGTEPEPIKAVPLRRPGRWIAATIILILVGLFVYGAATNPAYRWDTYGKYLFDSRITAGAIVTLELTVLSMAIAVALGTVLAVMRLSPNPVLRTTAWVYLWIFRGTPVFVQLVFWGLLPSLYKQIQLGVPFGPQFFHFDVQTLQAGFLFAVIGLGLNEAAYMAEIVRAGINSVGEGQREASIALGMSWTQTMRRTVLPQAMRVIIPPTGNELIGMLKTTSLVIGIPLSTDLFGRARDIYGVNFQPIPLLLVCATWYLAITSVLMVGQYYLERYFSRGATRQLTAKQLEELATAQAAVKAK
- a CDS encoding amino acid ABC transporter ATP-binding protein → MVLADRVCKNFGALKVLKGVSLEVQRGKVLTLVGPSGSGKSTFLRCINHLEQVNAGRLYVDGDLVGYREKNGKLYEMHPREAALQRRDIGMVFQHFNLFPHRTALENVIEAPTQVRGIRKSEAIARAEELLDRVGLSAKRNAYPAQLSGGQQQRVAIARALAMDPKLMLFDEPTSALDPELVGEVLTVMRELADSGMTMLVVTHEMGFAREVADELVFMDGGVVVESGPPRELLANPQHERTKAFLSRLL
- a CDS encoding MerR family transcriptional regulator codes for the protein MRISELSERSGIAVATIKYYLREGLLPPGARTSPNQASYDESHLRRLRLVRALIEVGGLPVATVGEVIAAVDSPDLPMFHLLGVVQDSITAPVPQADDAEWERAAATVRAEMDRRGWDMKPSPAAIDTLTSVLVRLAQLGYADWGATALPAYFDGARTIAENDVTTALAAGGRDDIIDAVVVLTILGDTALATIRRIAQAQVSLERLDGSTAD